The DNA window GCGACGACGTCGCCGTCTTCACCTACGGCGCGATGACCCGGCCCACCCTCGAGGCGGCCGAGACGCTCGCCGAGGAGGGGATCGACTGTGAGGTGCTCGACCTCCGGACGATATCCCCGCTCGACCGGGAGGCGATCGTCGACGCCTTCGAGCGGACCGGCCGCGCGGCGGTCGTCCACGAGGCCCCGAAGACGGCCGGGCTCGCCGCGGAGATCACGGCGATCCTCCAGAAGGAGGCGCTGCTGTACCAGGAGGCCCCGATCGAGCGGATCACCGGGTTCGACGTGCCGTACCCGCTGTACGCGCTCGAGGACTACTACCTCCCGAGCGCGACGCGTATCGAGGAGGGTATCAGGGAGGCCGCGGAGTTCGAGCCATGACGATCGAGGAGTTCCGCCTCCCGGACGTCGGCGAGGGGGTCGCGGAGGGCGAGCTGGTCTCGTGGCTCGTCGCGCCCGGCGACCGCGTCGAGGAGGACCAGCCCGTCGCCGAGGTCGAGACGGACAAGGCGCTCGTCGAGGTCCCCTCCAGCTACGACGGCGTCGTCGAGGAGTTGTTCGTCGCGGAGGGCGATATCGTCCCCGTCGGCGACGTCATCATCTCGTTCCGCGTCGGCGAGGACGACGCGGAGTCGACCGACGCGGAATCGACCGATGCGGAGTCGGCCGACGCGGAATCGACCGACTCGGAGCCTATTCCCGCCCCTGCCGAGAGCGACGAACCGGGTTCCCCGTCGGGTCGCACGTTCGCCCCGCCGTCGGTCCGTCGGCTGGCGCGCGAGCTCGGCGTCGACCTCTCCGCGGTCGACGGGAGCGGTCCCGGCGGCCGGATCTCCGAGCGCGACGTTCGCGAGCACGCCGACTCCGGCGGCCCCGCGGACGACGGAGACGGCGAGGACGCCGCGACCGGCCCGAAGCCGGTCGACATCGGGTCCGGCGACCGGACGTCGGCGGTGAGCAAGCGCGGCTCCGCGGCGGGGACGGACATGACGACCGCGGCGGAACCGGGTTCGGGTCCCGAACCCGCCGGCCGCGATCGGACGCTCGCGACGCCGGCGACCCGGAAGCTGGCGAGCGACCTGGGCGTCAACCTCGACGACGTGCCCACCGGCGAGACGCGCGAGGGCGAGGCGTTCGTCGCGGCGGAGCACGTCCGGGCGTACGCCGAGGCGAGCGCGCGGCCGGACGCCGAGGCCGCGCCGCCCGCCGGCGAGGACGAACCGGGCGTGGAAACGGAGCCGACGCCGGCCGATCCGGCGACCGACGCGCCGACGTCGACCGCGACCACGGCGTCGATCGACGCCGACGCCGGAACGACCGACGGGCCGGGAGAGACGATCCCGTACCGGGGCGTCCGCCGGACGATCGGGAAGCGCATGGCACAGTCGAAGTTCACGGCACCGCACGTCACGCACCACGACACCGCCGAGATCGACGACCTCGTCGCGGCCCGCGAGCGGCTGAAACCGCGGGCGGCGGAGGCGGGAGTGACGCTCACCTACCTGCCGTTCGTGATGAAGGCGGTCCTCGCCGGACTGCGGGAGTACCCGATCCTCAACAGCGAGCTCCGCGAGGAGGACGAGGAGATCCTCCTGAAAGGGGAGTACCACTTCGGCGTCGCGGTGGCGACCGACGCGGGACTGATGGTCCCGGTGGTCGAGGACGTCGACGAGAAGGGGCTCTTCGAGCTGGCCGCCGAAGTGAGCGACCTCGCGTCGCGGGCGCGCGACCGGTCGCTCGCGCCGGAGGAGCTCCGCGGGAGCACGTTCACGCTCACCAACTTCGGCGCGATCGGCGGCGAGTACGCGACGCCGATCATCAACTACCCCGAGACCGCCGTCCTGGGACTCGGCGCGATCGAGAAGCGGCCCGTCGTGCGGGAGTCCGAGGACGGAGCGGGAGAGGAGGTCGTCCCGGCCTCGACGCTGCCGCTGTCGCTGTCGATCGACCACCGGGTCGTCGACGGCGCGGTCGCCGCCGAGTTCGCGAACGTCGTGATGGACCACCTTGAAGAGCCGCTGCTGCTGTTGAACGAGTGATGGTGGTCGGAGACATCTCGACGGGAACGGAGGTACTTGTCATCGGCGCGGGACCCGGCGGCTACGTCGCCGCGATCCGCGCCGCACAGAAGGGGCTCGACGCGACGCTCGTCGAGAAGGACGCCTACGGCGGGGCGTGTCTCAACCGCGGCTGTATCCCCTCGAAGGCGCTCATCACGGCGAGCGGGCTCGCCCACGAGGCGGGCACCGCCGAGGAGATGGGGATCCACGCCGACCCGGCCGTCGACCTCTCGCGCATGATCGAGTGGAAGGAGGGGGTCGTCGACCGGCTCACGGGCGGCGTCGAGAAGCTGTGTAAGGCCAACGGCGTGAACCTGGTCGAGGGGACCGCGCGGTTCGTCGACGACCACACGGTCCGGGTCGCCCACGGCGGCGACGGCCAGGGCTCCGAGTCGATCGAGTTCGAGCACGCGATCGTCGCCACCGGCTCCCGGCCGGTCGAGATCCCCGGCTTCTCGTTCGCCGACGAACACGTCTGGAGCTCCGCCGACGCGCTCGCGGCCGAGAGCGTCCCCGAGCGCCTCGTCGTCGTGGGCGGCGGCTACATCGGGATGGAGCTCGCGACGGTCTACGCGAAGCTCGGTGCCGAGGTCACGGTCGTCGAGATGCTCGAGGACGTCCTCGACCCCTACGAGGACGACGTGAAACGCGTCGTCCGGAAGCGCGCCGAGGAGCTCGGGATCGCGTTCAGCTTCGGCGAGGGCGCGACCGGCTGGTCGGAGGCGAACGACGGCGGCTACCTCGTCCACACGGAGACCGAGGACGGGGAAGAGTCGACGTACCCCGCCGACAGAGTCCTCGTCGCGGTCGGTCGAGAGCCCGTCACCGGCGGGCTCGACCTCGCGAACGCGGGCGTCGAGACCGACGATCGCGGGTTCATCGAGACGGACGACCGGACCCGGAGCGCGGTCGAACACGTCCACGCCGTCGGCGACGTCGCCGGCGAGCCGATGCTCGCGCACGCCGCCTCGAAGGAGGGGATCGTCGCCGCCGAGACGATCGCCGGCGAGCCGGCCGCGCTCGACCAGCAGGCGATCCCCGCCGCCGTCTTCACCGATCCCGAGATCGGAACGGTCGGGATGACCGAGACCGACGCCGAGGACGCCGGCTTCGACGTCGCGGTCGGCGAGATGCCCTTCAACGCCTCCGGCCGCGCGCTGACGACCGGCCACACCGACGGCTTCGTCCGGATCGTCGCCGACGCGGACGAGGGGTTCGTCCTCGGCGCGCAGATCGTCGGTCCGGAGGCCTCGGAACTGATCGCGGAGGTCGGGCTCGCGATCGAGCTCGGCGCGACCCTCGAGGACGTCGCCGCGACCGTTCACACCCATCCGACGCTCTCGGAGGCCGTGATGGAGGCCGCCGAGAACGCCCGCGGACAGGCGATCCACACGCTGAACCGGTAGACCACGTTTCCACTCGGATCCTCCGTTTCCACCCGACGCCGCGAGCGTCGCGAGCGCAGCCTCACGGACGGCTCATTTCTCGTTTTCATATCGCGATATACAATATACGAACGGACAGGATCCGGAACCTTCCGGATCGACGTACGCCGGCAGGTCGGTCGATCGCGTCGCCGGTTCCGGCGGATCGACCGGCTTTTTCCCCGGCAGCCCCTCGCTCTCGGCATGGCCGACGAGTTCGACCCCGAGAAGTTCGAGGACAAGTACGTCCACTACTTCCCCGAGCTCCAGCGGGCGTACAAGAACGCGTTCAACCAGATGAACGAGCGCTACGACTCCGAGCTGATCCACGGGATCGATCAGATGGTGCTCAACGAGTCCGAGCCGATGTACGAGGACGGCGAGTTCCGCGTCGAACTGCCCGAGAACCCCCGCGAGCGGCTCCAAGGCGTCCTCGTCGACGACGAGAAGTTCGAGGCGACGCTCGAGGAGTACGTCGACCGGATCGAGACGGAGCTCTACCGGACGCTCGGCGTCGACGCCCCCGAATAGCCGGGAGATACCCACGAACCAAAGGCATAAGCCGACCGACCGCCAACTCGGGGACATGAGCACGGATACGAGCGACGCGGACAACGACCTCCGCGAGCGGATCACGAACTTCCTGCGGCGGAACTTCCCGCAGATCCAGATGCACGGCGGGAGCGCCGCGATCAGCCACCTCGACCGCGAGAGCGGCGAGGTCCAGATCCAGCTCGGCGGGGCGTGTTCCGGCTGCGGCATCTCCCCGATGACGATCCAGGCGATCAAGTCCCGGATGGTCAAGGAGATCCCCGAGATCGAGACCGTCCACGCCGACACCGGCATGGGCGCGGGCGCCGACGGCGACCTCGGCGGCACCGGCGGGGGCGGCATGTCCCCCTCCTTCCCCGGCGAGACGACCGACGGCGACGACGACGAGGGGCCGCAGGCCCCCTTCTAAACCCGTTTTGAACGGTCTTCTGCCGTCTTTCTGCCGTACGGCCTAGCGGCCGCGTTCTTCGAGATCGCTCGTTCGACCTCGAATCCGTATCGATCGTCTTGATAAATCGTATGTCGCGATATCAAAACGGGATCGTCGCGCTCGTCCCGCCCGACTGAAGGCTTTTTGTCCCGCGGCCCGTCACCGGTTCCTATGCAGTACCGCGAAGTCGAACCGACGGCGGAGTACGTCGCGCGGTTCGAGACGGGGGCCGACTGGCGCGAGGAGATCGAGGACCTCGCCCGCGAGGAGGACGTCGACGCCGGGTGGTTCTCGGCGCTCGGCGCGGTACAGGACGCGGAGGTCTGGTTCTACGACCAGGAGGAGACGGAGTACCGGTCGGTGACCTTCGACGAGCCGCTCGAGGTCGCCGCCTGCGTCGGCAACGTCGCGCTTCTGGAGGGGGACGTGTTCGCGCACACCCACGCCGTGCTGTCGCGGCCGAGCGGGCAGGCGCTCGCCGGCCACCTCGACTCGGCGACCGTCTGGGCGGGCGAGTGTCACCTCCGGTCGTTCGCCGAACCGCTCGAGCGCGAACACGACCCGGTCACCGACCTGGACCTATGGCTCTGAGAGCGGGACCGACCGCACCGACCCGGCGGCCGCGATGAGAGCCGACGACGAGCGCTACTTCGCGCGGCTCGAGGAGCGGCTCGACGAGGCGTTCGAGGTGGCGGAGACGGCGAAGGCACAGGGGAAGGACCCCGAGCCGGAGATCGAGATCCCGGTCGCGCGCGACATGGCCGACCGCGTCGAGAACATCCTCGGGATCGACGGGGTCGCGGAGCGCGTCCGCGAACTCGAAGGCGAGATGTCCCGGGAGGAGGCCGCCCTCGAGCTCGTCACGGACTTCGTCGAGGGGACCGTCGGCGACTACGACTCCCGCGCCGGCAAGATCGAGGGGGCGGTCCGGACCGCCGTCGCCCTGCTCACCGAGGGCGTGGTCGCCGCGCCGATCGAGGGGATCGACCGCGTCGAGCTGTTGGAGAACGACGACGGCACCGAGTTCATCAACGTCTACTACGCGGGACCGATCCGCTCCGCGGGCGGGACCGCACAGGCGCTGTCGGTGCTGGTGGCCGACTACGCGCGGGCGCTTCTGGGGATCGACGAGTACCACGCTCGAACCGAGGAGATCGAGCGGTACGCCGAGGAGATCGCCCTCTACGACCGCGAGACCGGGCTCCAGTACACGCCGAAGGACGAGGAGGCGAAGTTCATCGCGGAGAACATCCCCATCATGCTCGACGGGGAGGCCACCGGCGACGAGGAGGTCTCCGGCTTCCGCGACCTCGAACGGGTCGACACCAACTCCGCGCGCGGCGGGATGTGTCTCGTCGCGGCGGAGGGGATCGCGCTGAAGGCCCCGAAGATCCAGCGGTACACCCGCGACCTGGAGGAGGTCGACTGGCCGTGGCTCCAGGACCTCATCGACGGGACGATCGGGAAGGACGGCGGGGCGGAGGGAGCCGAGGGATCCGATGGCGACGACGCGGGCGGCGGGGACGGCGGCACGGACGACGATGGCGACGAGGCGAGCGGCGACGGCGACGACACGCAGGCCGGGAACAGCGACGACGAGGCCGCCGGACCCCTCCGACCGAAGCCCTCACAGAAGTTCCTGCGTGACCTGATCGCCGGACGCCCCGTGTTCACACACCCCTCTGAGGAGGGCGGGTTCCGGCTCCGGTACGGCCGCGCGAGAAACCACGGGTTCGCGACCGCGGGCGTCCACCCGGCGACGATGCACCTCGTGGACGACTTCCTCGCGACCGGGACGCAGATCAAGACCGAACGGCCGGGGAAGGCCGCGGGCGTCGTCCCCGTCGACTCCATCGAGGGGCCGACGGTGAAGCTCGCGAACGGCGAGGTCCGCCGGATCGACGATCCCGAGGAGGCGCTCGCGGTCCGCAACGGCGTGGAGGAGATCCTCGATCTCGGCGAGTACCTCGTCAACTACGGGGAGTTCGTCGAGAACAACCACCCCCTCGCGCCCGCGTCGTACGTCTACGAGTGGTGGGTTCAGGAGTTCGAGGCCGCGGGCGCGGACGTCCAGGCGCTCGCGGACGACCCCAACGTCGACCTCGAACGCCCGGGGCCCGGAGCGGCGCTCGAGTGGGCGGAGGCGTACGACTGCCCGCTCCACCCCGCCTACACCTACCTCTGGCACGACGTGTCGGTCGCCGACTTCGAGGCGCTCGCGGAGGCGGTCGCCGGCGGCGAGGTCGTCGAGGGGGTGCTGGCGATCGAACACACCGAGCGGGTCGCGCGGTCGCTCGAGACCCTGCTCGTCGAGCACGCCGCCACGCCCGACGCGCTCCGGATCCCGACGTGGCGGCCGCTCGCGCGCTCGCTCGGGGTCGACGACGGGCTGCGGAAGGAGTGGACCCCGGAGGACCTCCCGCGGGAGGCCCGCGAGTGGGACGGCGGCGACGACGCGGTGAAGGCGGTCAACGCGGTCGCGCCCTTCGCGGTCCGCGAGCGCGCGCCGGTCCGGATCGGCAACCGGATGGGCCGCCCGGAGAAGTCGGAGAGCCGCGACCTCTCCCCGGCGGTCCACACGCTGTTCCCGATCAACGAGGCCGGCGGCCCCCAGCGCGACGTGGCGGAGGCGGCCCGGACGATGGACGACCGCGGGCGACGCGGCCGCCACGAACTCGAGGTCGCCGACCGGGCGTGTCCCGACTGCGGCACCCACACCTACCGGTCGGCGTGTCCCGACTGCGGCACCCACACCGAGCCCCACTACGAGTGCGGCGACTGCGGCACCGTCTGTGAGCCCGACGAGGCCGGCCGCGTCGAGTGCCCGCGCTGTGAGTGGGAGGTGACCGCCGCGACCCGCCAGGAGGTCGACCTCAACGACGCCTACCGCTCGGCGCTGGAGTCCGTCGGCGAGCGGGAGTCCGCCTTCGAGATACTGAAGGGGGTCCAGGGGCTCACCTCGACGAACAAGACGCCCGAACCCATCGAGAAGGGGATCCTCCGCGCGAAGAACGGCGTCACCTCGTTCAAGGACGGGACGGTCCGGTACGACATGACCGACCTCCCGGTCACGTCGGTCCGGCCCGAGGAGCTCGACGTCACGGCCGACCACTTCCGGGAGCTGGGCTACGAGACCGACATCGACGGCGACCCGCTCCGTCACGACGACCAGCTCGTCGAGCTCAAGGTCCAGGACGTGGTGCTCTCGGACGGCGCGGCCGAACACATGCTGCGGACCGCCGACTTCGTCGACGACCTCCTCGAGCAGTTCTACGACCTGCCTCGCTTCTACGAGGTCAACGAGCGCGACGACCTCGTCGGCGAGCTCGTGTTCGGGATGGCTCCCCACACGAGCGCCGCTACTGTCGGAAGGGTGATTGGTTTCACCTCGGCCGCGGTCGGATACGCTCATCCGTACTTTCACGCCGCGAAGCGTCGGAACTGCGATGGTGACGAGGATTGCGTGATGCTCCTCATGGACGGTCTTCTCAACTTCTCGAAAACGTTTCTGCCGAACCAGCGTGGCGGGAAGATGGACGCGCCGCTCGTGATGTCCTCGCGGATCGACCCCTCGGAGATCGACGACGAGGCGCACAACATGGACATCGTGCGGCGGTACCCGCTGGAGTTCTACGAGGCGACCCGCGAGATGGCGGATCCGGAGGCGGTCGAGGACCGGATCAAGCTCGGCGAGGACACGCTCGGCACCGACGACGAGTACCGCGGGTTCGACCACACCCACGACACGACGGACATCGCGATGGGGCCGGATCTGTCGGCGTACAAGACGCTCGGCGACATGATGGAGAAGATGGACGCCCAACTCGAACTCGCCCGAAAGGTCCGCGCGGTCGACGAGACCGACGTGGCGGAGCGGGTCATCGAGTACCACTTCCTGCCGGACATCATCGGGAACCTCCGGGCCTTCTCGCGCCAGGAGACGCGGTGTCTCGACTGCGGCGAGAAGTACCGCCGGATGCCGCTCTCGGGCGACTGTCGCGAGTGCGGAGGCCGTGTGAACCTCACCGTCCACGAGGGCTCCGTGAGCAAGTACGTCGACACCGCCATCGAGGTCGCGGAGCGGTTCGGCTGCCGGCCCTACACCAAACAGCGGCTGTACGTGCTCGAGGACGCCCTGGAGTCGATCTTCGAGGACGACACGAACAAGCAGTCGGGCATCGCGGACTTCATGTGAGCGGCCATCATTACTGGTTGGTTATAGATTAATCCGACTCTGTTGAAATCGTTAGAGAGATAGACATTTCCTTTTCCTTACGATCTGTACAGCCTAAGCAACGATCGATCTCCGGAGCAGTGGCGCGCCTCCGAGCGCCCAAGGGGCGCGAGGAGCCCGCGAGGGACGCTGCGAACGAAGTGAGCAGCGAGGCTGGGGAGGCGTGAGGTGCGGGGCTGTGCGGAGCGGGGGGGACCAAAGGGGCAGCCGCGAGGACGAAGCACGGCGACGTAAGCACCGCAGCGAAGGAACGAGTGAAACGAGCGACTGAGCGAGGAGCACAGCGAGCCGCGCGAGTTCTCGTGGCTGGGGCTTTGGAAGAGTTCACCGCTCCAGCAACGATCCCGTTCTGCCCACCTCGATCTCCGTCGAAACACCCGTTCGATAGGCATTCTTCATGAATTCGCTGTTTCAGAAGCGTTTGTGTCCGAAAAATAGAATTTCAACAGAGTCACGAGTCGAGATCTATTGAGAGCTCCTCAAGAGTAACCGGCGGCATGTGCGTGTCCAAGTTTACGACTTTAAATACAAATACGAATTCCTGTTTCGGGAGTTTGATGAGAACATGACTATCAAAAAGAATTAAAATATTGGGATGTGTTGGCATGACCATGTCAGGCAGTCAAAAAACAGAATTACAACGAGATATACTACTGGCGTGGTACCAGAATCCGAATGCAACAAACAAGCAGATCGCCGAAGCTTGTGATTGTAGTGCTTCATACGTTAGTACCGTCAAAAATCGGTTTGACGACTACAACGAATTTGAAGCTATGATGGATCGGCAGGATAGAGAAATGGAACAAATGTTTGGAGAAGACATCTTTGGAGGCAATCATACAGTAAGTGGAGGCTCTTCGGGCCAACCCGGTCTAGCTCAGCAATGGGAAGAGATACCAAACAATGCGCCCGGCCTAATCATCAAAGCCATTGTGTTGATTGCACTTCTATATGCCGCATTTCAATTCATAATGGTTTTAGTGTGAAATTCAGCTCCGAATCTTGATGGATATATTTTTGATTTGAGATCTCATTTCTAGCGATCTCAGCGATAACCAGAAGTATAATAGAAGGATTCGGGCGAAACGGATGATCCGGCATCGCGGACTTCAGGTGAGGTCGCCGCTGCGATCCCAGAGCACTCGTCGCTCTCCGGAATCCCCTACTCGGCGTCGTCCGGGTCGGTCGGCACGCCGCCGAGGTTCCCGTCGTCGTCGAACAGCTTCGCGCGGAGGAACCGCGTCCGGTAGCGGTTCGCGCCCTCCTTCGTGTCGGCCTCACGGATCTCGTCGATCCGGCCGTCCGCGACCGCGTCGACGATCGCCTCGAGCTGGTCCTTCTCGCTCGGAGTGAGCTCGAACTCGTAGGTCCGCGGCTGCTCGCTCTCCAGACGGGTCCACTTGCGGGCGGCGCTCACGACGACCGAGCACGGCTCCCGGCAGGGGAAGACCCCGTCGCCGCCGTCGACGTCGAGGTCGGTGTCGTCGTCGTACTCCCACTCTCGGCGTTTCAGACACTGCGAGTCGTCACAGCAGGCCTCGGCGACCCAGTTCACGTGTTCATGGCCCTCGCCGCGGTCCCAGGTTTGGATCACGCCGTAGATGCCCGACTGCCGCTCCATCGTCTCGCGCCAGTGGTTCACGTCGAGTTCGCCCTCGCGCTCGCGGTGCCAGTTGGCGACCGTGGCCGGATAGATCGTCTCGACCGTCTCGTAGACCACCTTCGGCCCCAGGTCGGGGAAGACCCACCCGGTCCGCAGCGTGGGGGCGGTCTTGAGCGGCCGGTACCGTCCCGTCCCGTCCAGCTTCACGATCTCGCGGGCGTCGAGCGGGTCGTCGTGGGCGGTCAGCTCCTCGCGGGAGACGCCCGCGTCCGCCTCGTGACGCACCTCGTACCGGCGCTCGCCGCGGTCGGTGATCGTGGCCGTGATCCGGAGCTGGCCCCACGCGCGCTCGATCCCTGCCGCGAGCGCGGCGTATCGGGCCTCCACCGTCGCGCCGTCGGCGTCCTCGATCCACCGCAGGAACGCCCGCCGGGGGCCGAATTCGCCGACGACGCGCTCGAAGACGTACCAGTCGGTGACGGCGGCGGCGCGGTCGACGAGCGCCGCGTGGAGGTCGCGCTCGCTCAGGCCCGTCCGGGCGTCGTCGCCGGCGGGGTCGAGGACGTAGGCGGCGTCCTCGTCCGCGGCGTCCCGCCCGACCGCGAACCCCTCGAATCGAAGCCGCTCGTCGGGCGCGAGGTCGGAGAGAGCGTCGAGCACCGCGTCGAACGCGTCGCTCGGGAGGTCGATCTCGGGGACCGTGAGCTCGTCGTCGGTCGTCGCCGTTCCGTCGTCATCGGTCGCGGGAGCGGCGTCGGGGGTCGGTTCCGCCACGGTCAGTCCCCCGCGGCGACGCGAGTGGTCTCACGCACGGCCGCGAGCGCGTCGCCGAGGTCCGCGCCGGCGTCGGCCGCGCGCTCTAAGATCACGTCGGCCATGAGGGGTTCGGTGCCCACCGCGCCCGCGTACCAGATCCGGGTGCCGTCGACCGCGGTCGGCACGTCGTATCCCTCGGTGTGGTCCTCACAGAGCCCCACGTCCTCCGGGATGTCCTCCTGGGTGTGGTAGCCGTCGGCGATGAACAGCGGGACGAGGACGACGTCGTCGCTCTCGAAGTGCTCGGGGAGGTCGTCGACCTCGGGATCCTCGTCCATGTACAGCGCCTTCACCTCGTCGAAGCGGCCGCGCTCTGCGATCCGGTCGGCGTGGTACTCGATCGCCTTCGCCGAGTTCTCGTTGCGCTCGGTGCCGTGCCCGACGACCGCCAGGCCGAACCCTTCGCCCACGTCGGGGTCGCCGGTGACCGACTCCGCGCGGCGCTCGATCACGTCGGTCATCGCGCGGTGGGTTCCCACGGGGCCGCAGTAGTGGACCTCGCGGCCGACGTCCTCGGCGACGAGGGTGGCCTGGTCGGCGGAGAGCCCGTCTGAGTCCCACTCGGAGACGTCCCACCCCTCCAGGCGGAGCTCGCGGGGGATCACCTGCTCGGTGAAGTAGCCCTCGGAGACGAACAGCGGGACGACGTACACCTCGTCGCCCTCGACGGTGCGGAGCACCTCCCGGAAGTGCGGTTCCTCCTTCCAGAAGCCGGTCTTCACCTCGTCGAACGCGCCGGACGCGCGGATCGTGTCGGCGTGGTCGTACGTCGGCGCGCTCGATTCCGGGTTGAGGTGGGAGCCGTGCGCGACGATGACGAGCGACTGCATACCCGATCTGGGGGCGCGCCGCTCTTAGGGACTTCGGAGGCTGCGAGCGCGCGGGAACGCTCGACGAGCGACGGGCACCGGCCGAGCCGGCACGCACCGACCGAAACGGCACGCACCGACCGAAACGGCACGCACCGACCGAAACGGCACGCACCGACCGAAACGGCACGCACCGACCGAAACCGCCATGCCGACCGCACGTGCAGGGAGGGGCATGTCGCTGGCAGCCGACACCCGCGAGGCGGTGCGGGATCACCCCTTCCTGCTCGACGCGCTCCGCGCGGGGGTCCTGAACCACAGCGCGGCCGCCGCGTGGCTTCTCGAGTCGACCGACCTCGACGGCGACGCGGACGCGGTCGCGACCGCGCTCCGCCGGTTCCGCGAGGACCTCCCGGCGTACGCGACCGCCCGGCGCGAGGCGAGCGTCACGATGCGGAGCGGCGTCGGCGTCGTGAGCGACGACGAGTCCGGAGGAGCCGGTGACTCGAGGACCGGCGATCCCCTCCTCCGGGTCGGCGGCGCGGCGGTCGTCCCCGAGGGCTCACACACCGCGCTGCTCGCGACCGGCGAGGTCGACGCCGCCGCGTTGGCCGCCGCGCTCGGCCGGCTCGACGCGGCGGGCGTGGCGGTCGCGGCCGCGGGCGTCGCGGTCGCGGAGAACGGCGAGGTCGCGGGGGACGCCGACGGCTCGCTCGTCGCGGTCGTGGACCGGCGCGACGGCGCGACCGCGCTCCGGGTCGTCGAGGACGTGTTGGCCGCGGTCCCGGGCGACGACGACGAGTGAGTGCGTGATCGATACGTCGCGGATGACGTCGTCAACGCCCCGGTCGTTCGGCCGTAGGTCGTGGTAAGCGCGGAGAACACCGCCAAAGCCCCAGCCGCACAGCCCCGCACCTCACGCCTCCCCAGCCTCGGCGACCGCCCTCCGCTTCGCTCCGGTCGGTCGCCTCCCTCGCGCGGTGCGTTCGCGGCCCACCGGGCCGCTCACGGCACGCGCCACTACGGAAAAACCGGGTTCCGCGACCGAGTCCTTTTCGCGTCCGGGCGTGAACCGGCCGCCCATGTCCCGAGTCACGATCGACGACGTCGAGGCCGCGGCGGCGCGGTTCGCCGACGCCGACATCGTCCAGCGCACCCCCGTCCAGCGGAGCCGGTCGCTCTCCGAGCGGTGCGGCGCGGAGGTCAGACTGAAGATGGAACACCTCCAGCGCACCGGCTCGTTCAAGCCGCGCGGCGCGTACAACGCGATCTCCCGGCTCGTGGAGTCGGACCCGTCGGCCGAGCGGGTCGTCGCCGCGAGCGCGGGCAACCATGCACAGGGGGTCGCGCTGGCGGCGACCGCGGCGGGGCTCGACTCGACGATCGTGATGCCCGAGTCCGCGCCGGGCGCGAAGATCGAGGCCACCCGGTCGTACGGGGCCGACGTGGTCCTCGAGGGGGCCGTCTTCGCCGAGGCGATGGCCCACGCGCGGACGCTCGTCGACGACCCGCGAACGCGGTTCGTCCACGCCTTCGACGACCCGGACGTCGTCGCCGGACAGGGCACCATCGGGCTCGAGGTGCTCGAGCAGGCCCCCGACGTCGACACCGTGCTCGT is part of the Halorubrum aethiopicum genome and encodes:
- a CDS encoding DNA polymerase II large subunit, whose amino-acid sequence is MRADDERYFARLEERLDEAFEVAETAKAQGKDPEPEIEIPVARDMADRVENILGIDGVAERVRELEGEMSREEAALELVTDFVEGTVGDYDSRAGKIEGAVRTAVALLTEGVVAAPIEGIDRVELLENDDGTEFINVYYAGPIRSAGGTAQALSVLVADYARALLGIDEYHARTEEIERYAEEIALYDRETGLQYTPKDEEAKFIAENIPIMLDGEATGDEEVSGFRDLERVDTNSARGGMCLVAAEGIALKAPKIQRYTRDLEEVDWPWLQDLIDGTIGKDGGAEGAEGSDGDDAGGGDGGTDDDGDEASGDGDDTQAGNSDDEAAGPLRPKPSQKFLRDLIAGRPVFTHPSEEGGFRLRYGRARNHGFATAGVHPATMHLVDDFLATGTQIKTERPGKAAGVVPVDSIEGPTVKLANGEVRRIDDPEEALAVRNGVEEILDLGEYLVNYGEFVENNHPLAPASYVYEWWVQEFEAAGADVQALADDPNVDLERPGPGAALEWAEAYDCPLHPAYTYLWHDVSVADFEALAEAVAGGEVVEGVLAIEHTERVARSLETLLVEHAATPDALRIPTWRPLARSLGVDDGLRKEWTPEDLPREAREWDGGDDAVKAVNAVAPFAVRERAPVRIGNRMGRPEKSESRDLSPAVHTLFPINEAGGPQRDVAEAARTMDDRGRRGRHELEVADRACPDCGTHTYRSACPDCGTHTEPHYECGDCGTVCEPDEAGRVECPRCEWEVTAATRQEVDLNDAYRSALESVGERESAFEILKGVQGLTSTNKTPEPIEKGILRAKNGVTSFKDGTVRYDMTDLPVTSVRPEELDVTADHFRELGYETDIDGDPLRHDDQLVELKVQDVVLSDGAAEHMLRTADFVDDLLEQFYDLPRFYEVNERDDLVGELVFGMAPHTSAATVGRVIGFTSAAVGYAHPYFHAAKRRNCDGDEDCVMLLMDGLLNFSKTFLPNQRGGKMDAPLVMSSRIDPSEIDDEAHNMDIVRRYPLEFYEATREMADPEAVEDRIKLGEDTLGTDDEYRGFDHTHDTTDIAMGPDLSAYKTLGDMMEKMDAQLELARKVRAVDETDVAERVIEYHFLPDIIGNLRAFSRQETRCLDCGEKYRRMPLSGDCRECGGRVNLTVHEGSVSKYVDTAIEVAERFGCRPYTKQRLYVLEDALESIFEDDTNKQSGIADFM
- a CDS encoding winged helix-turn-helix domain-containing protein, with protein sequence MSGSQKTELQRDILLAWYQNPNATNKQIAEACDCSASYVSTVKNRFDDYNEFEAMMDRQDREMEQMFGEDIFGGNHTVSGGSSGQPGLAQQWEEIPNNAPGLIIKAIVLIALLYAAFQFIMVLV
- a CDS encoding DR2241 family protein; this encodes MAEPTPDAAPATDDDGTATTDDELTVPEIDLPSDAFDAVLDALSDLAPDERLRFEGFAVGRDAADEDAAYVLDPAGDDARTGLSERDLHAALVDRAAAVTDWYVFERVVGEFGPRRAFLRWIEDADGATVEARYAALAAGIERAWGQLRITATITDRGERRYEVRHEADAGVSREELTAHDDPLDAREIVKLDGTGRYRPLKTAPTLRTGWVFPDLGPKVVYETVETIYPATVANWHREREGELDVNHWRETMERQSGIYGVIQTWDRGEGHEHVNWVAEACCDDSQCLKRREWEYDDDTDLDVDGGDGVFPCREPCSVVVSAARKWTRLESEQPRTYEFELTPSEKDQLEAIVDAVADGRIDEIREADTKEGANRYRTRFLRAKLFDDDGNLGGVPTDPDDAE
- a CDS encoding CbiX/SirB N-terminal domain-containing protein codes for the protein MQSLVIVAHGSHLNPESSAPTYDHADTIRASGAFDEVKTGFWKEEPHFREVLRTVEGDEVYVVPLFVSEGYFTEQVIPRELRLEGWDVSEWDSDGLSADQATLVAEDVGREVHYCGPVGTHRAMTDVIERRAESVTGDPDVGEGFGLAVVGHGTERNENSAKAIEYHADRIAERGRFDEVKALYMDEDPEVDDLPEHFESDDVVLVPLFIADGYHTQEDIPEDVGLCEDHTEGYDVPTAVDGTRIWYAGAVGTEPLMADVILERAADAGADLGDALAAVRETTRVAAGD
- a CDS encoding DUF7523 family protein, whose translation is MSLAADTREAVRDHPFLLDALRAGVLNHSAAAAWLLESTDLDGDADAVATALRRFREDLPAYATARREASVTMRSGVGVVSDDESGGAGDSRTGDPLLRVGGAAVVPEGSHTALLATGEVDAAALAAALGRLDAAGVAVAAAGVAVAENGEVAGDADGSLVAVVDRRDGATALRVVEDVLAAVPGDDDE